The genomic region TTACCGGATAGATAAGCCAAATTCGCTGGCGAATTTAACGAAAACGAGGTTTTTGACCCGGAACTGATCTGACAGCGAAGATCATGATCTATCTCGCCATCCGGGCAAGGTAGATCAATGATTCGGtgcttgaactcgcgttcaagactTGATATTTACGCTGACTTCGCCAACACATCTGAATTCAATAACTACCGACAAATACGCTATGTTCGCTGGTGAATCGGTTGTGATTTCAAGTCAATACTTCGCTAGCGAACATAGCGAAGGTAGCGTTTCATTAACGGAAATGATTGAACAGCGAGGATAGCGAATTTGATCACTATCCGAGCGAATCAAACCGCTCGCTGattgctcgaactcgcgttcgagtCTTTTGGATTTCCCTTAAAATCGCTAACTTCGCTATTACCATAATAATTTCGCTGTGTTCATAAATTTCTTGAAAAACCCTTCTTAAAACTCATGACGGTTCATATCCAATTCATCCTAAGATTACCAGAAAGCCTAAACTTAACAATTTGACAACTACCGGTACCGAAATATATACAGATGCAAGCATAAGCGAAATTCAACATTTCTAAAACCGATTCCATAACCGATTCATTTACAATACCCACAAAAACTAACCCAAACCCTTAACCCAAACAACTTGTTTGAAATCTGCCATGATCTAAAGTTTAAACATGTAATCATTTAAACAAAGAACCGTAAACGTAAACTGAACAAGCAATACATACCTGAATTTCTTTGATAGAATGAAGACTTGTGTTGATGATTATGGTATGAAAAACAGAGTAAAGAAATGAAAAACGGGTGACAGTTGCGATGAAGTGGAGAGGATGaagtaaaaatttgaaaatatcaCGGTTAAAAGGATATATAAGGGTACGGTCAAAAAGATAACCAGCGAACTTATATGTTCGCTGGTATCTTATCTTCGCCGGcttatatatattttcaaaaaaaaaatttggtttttttttttttttttttttttgcttgagGATTTCCAACGTTCTCGAAAAACGTGCCCGTTTAAGTTTTAAAGCCTGTTTATTTTGGGTTATTTACATTGATGTTaaaatttgggccattttgactccgaacttcaACTTTCTTGCATTGCGAGGATTCATTTAACTCAGATTTTCTTGAAATGACTGACGCTTACCGAACTTACCTGCAGAAGATCATACTACCAACACTTGCCACATTctttatatattattactattatattactaaccagggcacaagaaaaattgtcagtatgtttgtccgcttaaatccatgcatccttctttcaacatacCTTCGGAGAgcgtgttttatcatgtttttggtaattttgacaagtcttcgatggcccccacacaagctattgaaaatagaatcattacgccctcgtgagtcccacatcaggacatacccccgcgatcagggtatgcacaaagattcctcataacaggtgagtatattggattcattctcttcaacgatagatcggagatcaggtctgtactttcgtacaacagagattcCAGGAACTATCGAGGGTTAAGATAGATGGTTCGGCAAACAGGTCAGTACCATCGTACAGCAGAGTTGCCTACTGATCTATCAGATAGATTGGCCAAAGATGGCACTTATTATGGATTTTTGGCCAAAAATGGCACTTATTATACAGGGTTTGgcctccttttttttttttttttttttttttttttttttttttaataggcACTTATTGGTAAGAGAATATCATAGTATTTGCGTCTAGGTCAGTACCACCGTACAGCAGAAGagcaactatgatatcctccgaatgaaatcccaatataaagacccgaaatctcagattttggcaatccgtcaacgcaagattcaagaccattaagccatatgccgcaacgtgttacccactgagaagcgtaatgcctgagaaaagccagaattcttgtgtagacatTATGTTCAGCTCCCTACcagcagtttactcgtcggtgttgctgaatctaccgacacatCGTTGCTTGGTACCCTGATTGTATATTGTATTCTGttcaaagaaatgacaaagtgttagcagttttctatcacttcctctaacAGGAGTCTGACATAAGCGTCGTCTGACATAAGCATCCTGTTTCAAGGATTTTCTGAATAtcccccctaaaattttcattttcgtaagtccatttgcccgaaaataaaattttaaacagaaaatctttttggtaggCGACGTCCTTCAATATCCGTTTTATTTCCAACAAGCAAAAacgttattattttattaatatttaattaaaagttttttttttttttttttttttttttttttttttttttttaatcaacacAAGCTTCATTTCCAatcaaggaaattgaccatctctaaccaggttaccaactggttaaaccgagttttgtcaaaagctttcgTAAAGATGTCGGCACGTTGCTGTGTCgtatccactggcaccacttgaatGTAACCCTTTTCATAAGCGTCTCGAATTGCATGAATGCGGATTTCGATGTGCTTGGTTCTGGAGTGGTGCAcgggattcttcacaattcccagacaagcctcattgtcgatgaatatcggagtcttcatgatgttgattccgtaatccagcaactgattctgtatccagagaacttgtgaacagcaactgtATGCCGCAGTGTATTCCGCTTGAGCTGTCGACGTGGACACTGTTGTTTGCTTCTTGCTTTGCCATGAAATCAGCCGATTTCCCAGAAATTGACATCCTCCTGAAACCGACCTTCGATCCACTTTGCAACCTGCATGATCGCTGTCAGAATAAGCAATTAAgtcaaaattactatctttaggataccaaagcCCTAGTTTTGGTGTTCCTTTCagatagcggaagatgcgctttaCGGCAATCTCATGGGATTCCTTTGGATTTGTCTGGAAACGAGCGCAAAGACAAACGGCCCACATGATATCAGGTCTGCTTgctgtcagatacatcaaagatccGATCATTGAGCGATAGAAAGATTTGTTCACCGACTTTCCCTGAGGGTCTAAAGTGAGCTCTGTTTGAGAGGCGAATGGCGTGCTTGCCACCTTGCAGTCATTCATATTATATTTCGAGAGAATGTCCCGAATATATTTagcttgatgaatcagaattccaTCCTCCCTTTGCTTCACTTCTAAACCCAGAAAGAAGTTCAGttctcccatcatgctcatttcaaatTTTGCCTTCATGATAGATTCAAATTCTCTGCACAAGTCCTCGTTTGTTGACCCGAATATGATATCGTCCACATAGATTTGGACTAGCATAACATCTTCCCCTACCTTCTTGGTGAAGAGTGTCATGTCAATCGTTCCTCTGGAATAACCACAATCCAGGAGGTATGTGGACAAAGTTTCATACCAGGCGCGTGGGGCTTGATGTAGGCCGTATAGTGCTTTATCCAGCTTAAAATAGCGCCCTGGAAAATGAGGATCCTCAAACCCAGGAGGCTGACACACGTAAACTTCCTCCTTAACTTTCCCGTACAAAAacgcacttttgacatccatttggaaGACCTTGAAGTTTCTGTAGGAAGCATACGCCAGGAATATTCTGATCGCCTCCAATCGAGCGACTGGAGCAAAAACCTCTTCGTAGTCGATCCCTTCTTCTTGCCGAAAACCCTgcaccaccaatcgagccttgttcttgataaccaccccacgatcatccatcttgtttCGAAAGACCCATTTTGTACCGATaggaaactttccttcaggtaGATCTACGAGTTCCCACACTTTGAGTTTCCTGAATTGAgacaattcttcttgcatcgcttgAACCCAGCTGGAGTCTTGAATAGCGTCTTCGATGTCACGTGGAACTGATTGTGAAAGAAAGGCTGCGAAGAGACCTTTGTTGATGCTAGCTGACTGCCCTCGAGTACGTACTCCTTCTTCCACTGCGCCGATTACattttcaagaggatgatttTTGTTTGTCTTGTAACCTGCATTTGTCAGAGATTCGATTTGCTGCGGAAGGTTGGTGAAGTGTTCGTCGACATAGATTATTGGCGGATCATCGTCTTGAGTTGGCTCATTCACATTtgcctgtgaagaagaagcaccattttcttgggtgttctcaggcgaagtgtGACCATTTGATTCATTCACAGCCATAATCGGATCAGCAGATGATGGAGATAATCGAGTGGTGAAAGGAGTGAAACCAATGTCAGACGAGTCAAACAAGGGTTCAACTTGAACGTCTTCAACTGGCTCAGGGTCAGACACCGGTTCCGGAATTTCAAAGTTATTGAAGATCACACTCACATCATAGAACCAGTCAGGAGTGCTTCCAGTGTTGGTGTAATTTCCTTCTTGAAAGTCCACATAGTACGATTCAATCACCATCTTTGTTCGTTTGTTGTAGACACGGTAAGCCTTCTGAGTGGATGAATACCCCATGAAGTAGCAGATATCACCCACAGCTTCAAACTTGACGAGATTTTCTTGAGTGTTCAACAGAGTGCACGAACATCCGAATGGCCTGAAGAAATCTATAAGAGGCTTTCTTTTGAAGAGAAGCTCGTATGCTGTCTTTCCATGAGGTTTCACGATGAGCACCCTGTTCAGAACGTAGCATGCTGTGTTAACTGCTTCAGCCCAGAAGATAATTGGAAGCTTGGAGTCCACCAGCATGGTTCTTGCAGCTTCAATCAACGTTCTGTTCTTGcgttcagcgactccattttgctgaggagttctGGCTGCACTGTACTGCAGATGAATTCCTTTTTCTGCGCATAATGATATGAAGGTCTGATTTTTGAATTCAGACCCGTTGTCGCTTCTTATGGACTTCACTTTCCGTTTGGTTACGTTCTCTATCAAGGGAATGAATGCCTTCAATATTTCAGCAGTCTCGCTCTTTGCTTCAAGAAAATACACCCACGAAAAACGAGAGAAATCATCTGTTACAACCAAACAATAAGAGcttttagcaagacttttaacactgataggaccaaaaagatccatgtgcagTAACTGAAGTGGTGCAGAAATCGTGTTCACTGCTTTGGTTTTGTGAGGTTTCTTATGCTGTTTTCCCTGGGCgcatgcaatacatttttcagaaaatggaaattctttaatcggaagacctctaactaagtttaacttagatagtttattcatatttttgaaattgaCATGGCCCAGTCGTCTATGCCAAAGCAGTGACTCCGATTCTGAAGCTTTAGAGATAAGGCATGTTAGATTGTCATTTGTCTTGGCATTCTTCATGTTGAGCACATATGTGTTGTTCTGTCTTGGAGCAGTAAGCATGATCATTTCTGCAGGAACAACATAACCCGGCTTCAGGAACAGGCATTCCATGTCATTGAACAGCACTGAGATTCCTTTATCACACACTTGAGAGACGCTCATGAGATTATAGCATAACTCtggaacatagttgacattttcCAGCGTGAGAGCTTCGGATACTACATCGCCTACTCCAACAATCTTTCCTCCCTTTTCGTCTCCGGCAAAGGACACGAAGTCGCCGTCAATAAAGCGGAAGTTCTTCAATAGTTCTTTTAACCCCGTCATGTGTCTTGAGCATCCGCTGTCGACGTGCCAGATGTATTCCATGAGCATTCGAAGCCATTTCTGGAGCTTATTCtgatatatacaaatatacaaatATACAGATTAGTTTGATTTAGGAACCCAAATCTGTTTCATTTCAAAtctatcgtggttttgacccactttgacctctttttgtttccaaagaTACGCAGTTGAATcaaccagatttttaacagatttcttaAGATAATTTAGTTGCTGCGTGAcgtttgtaataaaatcatgttctggtttaggaaactttttggttttacaatgtttcgctgtatgtcctaaatgaccacagcgaaaacatcttttatgtctgggtcttttggtgtgagaagatgatgtatgtgatgagagtcttgaattttttgctttcttcattttcttgtccactctGCTTTCATCTTCGGGAAATTCTTCATCACTGTCTGAATCGAGTGAGCTTTCAGACGTGTCGTCTTTGCTTGAATTTTGTTCTTCACTTGCTTCATAACTTGAACATTCGAAGCTTTCATCACTTGTTGCTTGATCTTCAGTTGAGATTTCTGACTGCGAACTTTCTGATGTCTGTTCATCTTCTGTGGCAATGTCGCTTGATTCTACATTATCTTGATCTTCAGTAGCTTTCTTTTCTGATTCTGTCATACCTGTTCTGGAAGGAATAAATTCGGGAATTTCCTTTGTAAGGAATTTTCCAAAGCTATTCCTTTTtaattctggcacaaatacaggagattcacaaGCAACATTATCATCACGACACGCATAATTCAAACCATGACATTCAGACACATAAGGTTCATgatcacgggtctcaaatgtaggcacatggcccttacagtcatccACAGATTTAGTTTTAGGCACTTggccattacagtcatccatcctacttaaactattacattcatccttaacattgtttttagaacaattccagacgaaccagttaacggtggaataactgtcgcctgaataacCAATTCCTATTTTTGACCCTCCGCAGTCTCCATCatcatcgcacacatcttctttacactcAATGGAATCTGCATCGCTTTTAGAACAGTTAGCAGTTGTCTCATTTTCATAAAATTCATTTTGTTCAACTGAGGCCTTTTCATTTATGAGATCATTTTCGGGATGAGGAGTAGGCATAGGCACGTAGTTTTTGCTGTGAGGCGGAAAgaaaagttttctttcatttccgtgcctatccttataaccaatcccgtctttcacaaacgttggtcgttggcaatttttgatgtcagtaaaggccttttgactgacattccatttatcTATTATAATCTGGAGTTTGTTCTTTTCATTTAACGCTTTTTCTAACCTTTCAGTTAGATCATttatgataaaatcttttctaaacacaaattctttaagagtttgcatttcagccaaagttgagttcaactttctctgatatgcagcctCATTTTGTTTAAGCTCATTATTAATTTTCAAAGCTTTGTCCTTTTGCCTTTCAAACTCCAGATTTAGGAATTTataatgtgccacgacatcaacgcatgctTCGGAGCATAACTTCTCCTTGAAACTAAGTGGAATACTATTTACCAAGTCTCTGTCAGCCTTCTCTTTTGATGCATCTGCTTTCATGGCTGTAGCTTGAACCTTATCCTTTCCTTTCTCAGCATCTTTTTCAGCTTTATCACCAGACTCCACTGAAGGCAGAATACCTTTCAATCCCTGGTCAGCATCATTGTTTCCAGTTGGGATTCCCGTTGTCTGCTTCTCAAAGTGTTTTGCAGATGATTCACTAGAGATTTTGGCCATCAGTGCTTTGTTGACTTGTTCCTTAGCTTCAGTGATCTCTTCGCTCCAGTCATAGTCTTCAACAACCAAAGCCTTCGGTGTGCTGGGAGAAGCGTTGCTTTTGTTCTCTTCGGCAGTGATCTGTTTAGCAGCTGGAGTAGCTTCACTGTTTCCCTCTTTCAACATCGGACAGTCACGCTTGAAGTGTCCAAGATTCTTACAATTGTAGCACCTCAGcttagacttgtcaaaaccaGCTTTTCCAAGACCTAATCGCTTGCCTGTCTTGTCTTGAAACTTCTTCAATCTCAGagtgatcatggccatttgccatttcagatccatctcttccatatcatctggatcaacctgatacatgtcttcgGCAGTAAACATTTCCTTCCTCAATTCCCCAGACATTAGGGCTTCATAGCTGCTTAGGAAAGTGTTGAAGAGTGCCACATTCTCGGTTGAAACTTTCAGTGCTTGAGTATCGACAGTGATCGTTTTCTCGACAACTTGTGGGGCTTTAGATGCGCTTGCGGAAGCATTTCCATAAATTAGATCAGAAGCTTGTGGAGTAATGCCCCCTGAAGCGAGAAACGCTACATTCTTCAGTCCTGCTGAAGGTTGAGTTGCTTTAGGTTGATATCCAGCAGTGTTCATCTCTCTCTTGTTTACGTCCATTTCAAATGCCCTTAGAGTGTTGATCAGATCTGTCAGAGTAACAGGATTAGGATTGTTGAGGAAttccttcttgatcatcatacACTGCAAGCTCCATTCCTTGGGGAGCGAGTCAAGCAATTTCTTTATTGCAGCACGATTGGTTACAGGATTTCCAGCtttcttcattttggtcatcatgTTTAGGAAGCGGCTAATGTGATCAGACAAGCTCTCTCCACGGACTCCGCAGAACATGTCGTATTGCTTCTGCACCATATCTCTCTTGCTTTCGATCAGTTCTTCATTTCCCTCATAGTACTCGATcaatgcattccagagtgcattAGCAGTTCGGTGCtcttcaaacatgttgcagtCGTTTGTTGATAAAGCCATGGTCAAAGCGGCGTGTGCACGACGATCACGTTGAATGAGGGCCTTGTCTTCGTCAGTGAAGGTGGTAGCATCGTTGTTAGGAACCACCGTATCTCCTCTAACTACCGTAGGAACGTGAGGTCCGGCCGTAACGGAGAGCCACAGATTGTAATCCGTATACTCGAAGAACGATTGAATGCGAGTTTTCCAAGTGCTAAAATCTTCCGctcctttcaactttggtgggCGAGTGGTGGTTCCAGTTTCAAGTTCCGCTTGAGCGATTGGACTTAGTTGATTTAGCGACATTTTTCTTAGTTTTTGAGGAATGTGTGCTGAAACAGGTTTTAATTCGCTGAGAAACCAGTTAAAATCGCCGTCGAGCGATGTAGATTATGATCTCTGAGAACTTGTTCGCTGTCTTCGCTGATCTGATATCTGGCTAGTTCGCTGTCTTCGCTGTCGAGATGCTAGATCCTGCACGAACAACTACGCTGTCTACGCTGACAAATCAAACATCAAACGAAGTTAGATTATAATTGCCGGAAACCGTGATAGGAACGCTGTGATTCGCTAGCACggttctcgaagtcgccttcgataaaATCGCTAATGGGTCAAATGATGCTATATCGCTGATGATCAGCAAATTTGCTCGAACGATAGTCGGCTAACTTGCTGATTATGCGATGAAACAGACAACGATTCAGACAAGATCGCTATCTTCGCTACGTTTAATGATTATCTTCGCTATATTCAAACTTATCGTCGCTGTGTTCAAAAATATCGTCGCTGTATTCAAAAATATCGTCGCTGTATTCAAAAATTTATCGCTATATTCAAGTTAACTTCGCCAACCAGAGGGTTTATcacgaactaaaaccctctaatcactcaaaaacagcCCAAAAACCATGTTTAAATGcatcaaaatgaccaaaatgactCACTAACCaagtattaacaacaacctattcattaaacacaccaaatcaatccattttaagcccaaaaattttaaaaaccttgaaactttgaaaaaccttcaaaagcaatgaaaaatcttaacaagaacacaacaaccaagagcacaaaggctctgataccaaattgtagatcccaaaacgtatccggatcacagtggttggttgttttagtccaaaacacctattgattaagtgtttgaactatgaatAGTCAAGAAatgtcaagaatgaagatgaaggtgaagctaatggattgatgaatacaactagtgttgtattgaatccaaacagaaAGATATAACAATACACAACCTTGGAAATCAGATTAAAGTTCAACaagaatgtaaacaacacttctattgcaccaagagccaaaagcttgagaatgttacaatgcttggggtatttaTACTAGAGTCCTGACtaaccagcaaatttataaatttgctggtatcttaactacactaggtcaggaatataacttctagataattacaaaaacaacccctaaacattcaaaatgCATACAAACTACAATTAAACTGATCCAGCACAAGTACCAACGATCTCATGtctgactaactgggttagtcactaactgagttttctaactcagttagtgctgttctttgataaaattaacctggttagctgatttaaccaggatttagctaaccagattagtttaactaaccaaaatactcaaaaatcattaaaaattcagttttaaaatatttatttatttaattttaattattagcttatttatttaaaatattaataaaataatataaaaattattttaacccaattttGATATTTTcaccgaattaacgtataaattcccgatttttatacggtttagggtaatctcttggcaatgatgaatttgagagctgagattaagatgtaatttcactgtttttacgtgtttaacatagtttatcatgtttttaattgttttgacaatacatagcattcaaacacaaatatgaataaaataattcactttcattatgatttcaagtctcgagtacaatttaggaataaaaccaaataccacaaaggtacagcttgcaaaaatagaaagtacaagtagacttgccaaaaatggaaagattgaaaaaaCGAGGTGTCACATTTTGTAAAGTAGTTTGCTCTCAACATAATTGAATTGTTGTTGAATAAAGCTATTAATCAttaatttatatcaattttgtaagtctgcagtaattattttttttactctctgtcaatatatgttatgcatggttttctaagaaacgacccgtgtttgcacacgggtcttaccgctagtactatataataaaagaaaccatttttggtACACTTGTCAtatcatcatattaggccatgttttatagataaatattattttaatttaatattttctaattaattaaaggtaatccttctactaaatattatttagtttaatttcttatggataattattatttagtttaatctcttactcatttataatattatttatttaactaatagagtaaattacgattttggtccctgtggttatatcacttttactcttttagcccaaaaagattttttaacatctgagccttaacgtctttttttctaatctttttggcctCTAACGTCTTTGTTCTAACCCTTTtagcccctaacatttaatggatggggttaatgTTAGGGgacaaaaaggttagaaaaaaagacgttgggggctcagatgttaattaaattcttttttgggctaaagggtaaaagtgatataacaataggggtcaaaatcgtaatttactctaactaatattatttatcatttatacatttatggagttttaaataatgggttaaatttattgagacttcattaacaaattttactaaaacattaatgtgtgacacatgtcgtttattgtaggtatttattttatgattttctcgcctcacttccaaacttatcttatattaattaaataaataaatgaataatgagctaatattaagttttatcctactttaaatttcgaataccattcttctatttttcttataaaatattatctgaaattgtaaattgttaatttaaaacattttaaataaaacaaattatttatcacgaaaaccaaactttgtattaatatattaaatatttttattttcactatacaaaattatatttactaactttttttattatttggtatataaaattacatttatttaactcgtgtaataaatgaggttttttaaagatgtattattttattatttggtaaacaaaattacatttattcaacccatgtaatacatgtggttttaaagatataatttttttatttggtatataaaactaTATTAATTCAACCTGTACAGtatggttcttatatatataacttttttattatttaatatataaaatcatatttattcaacccgtgcaataacggaagattttaaagatataatattttattatttagtatataaatttatttactcaacccgtataatacacggggttataacctagttaaataataaaaggttatatctttatgaaccccgtatattatacgggttaaataaatgtaattttatatatcaaataataaaaacaagttatatctttaaaaaccacgtgtattacacagattaaataaatgtaattttgtatactaaatactaaaaacgtcgtatctttaagaaacccgtgtataatcgggttgaataaatctaccaaataataaaaaaaaatacatccttaaaaaccccgtatattacacgtgttgaatagatataaagagagttatatctttaaaaaccatgtgtattacacagattaaataaatgtaattttgtatattaaatactcaaaacgtcgtatctttaaaaaacccgtgtatagtcgggttgaaaagtctagcaaataataaaagaatatatccttaaaaaccccgtgtattacacgtgctgaataaatctaattttacatagcaaatgataaaaagttatattttaaaaaacttcatatattacacgggttatataaatgtaacattgtatagtaaataataaaaaaaagttatattttttaaaaacctcGTATTTTATacaagttgaataaatataattttgtataccaaataatataaaaagttctatttttaataaatttggatatcatttaatattaatttattatttatatatttaatataagataagtaggaaagagaggtgtttgttttaaaaatatattaaattaacaatttagatttgaggataatatttcattaaagtatgataagatttaatattaatttattatttattta from Helianthus annuus cultivar XRQ/B chromosome 10, HanXRQr2.0-SUNRISE, whole genome shotgun sequence harbors:
- the LOC118483167 gene encoding uncharacterized protein LOC118483167 yields the protein MLKEGNSEATPAAKQITAEENKSNASPSTPKALVVEDYDWSEEITEAKEQVNKALMAKISSESSAKHFEKQTTGIPTGNNDADQGLKGILPSVESGDKAEKDAEKGKDKVQATAMKADASKEKADRDLIPLSVKKMCAMMMETAEGQK